The genomic DNA GAAAACCGACGAGTATGATTTCTTACGAATTGGCCGGAAACAGAAGTTTGATGGTGTGGAAAGGGCTCTTGCAAGAGTCAAGTCCATGGTTCGTGACCCGAGAGCCCGCGGACAGTATATGAGGATGGTCTCGAAATTTGATAGCTGCAAGGTGATGCTCATACTCCAAAATCACTGTGACTACTGTTCTAAATTCCCTTTCCCATAACGACAATGTTCTCTACGTGGGAAAGTTGATACAGTTGGATCATATCTAGTTCTGTTACTTATCATTTGGTTATGAATGTTTCTTTACTGAACAGATGGATAATGACGGGACTCGGCATCATAGCAAATCATCGAGAGGCTGAGCTGAGCAGAACTAAGGGCTACAATTAGCTGTATATGGTCTTTCTCTTCATCTGTACCTATCTTTGATGTCTAACACAGTTTTGTTAATTATACGTGTATAAGTTCTTTAGCTTCATAGTAATATTAGGAGTGGTGGGAGATGGCACTTCAGAGCTGGGGGCTTAGTTCATTTGTACATTGGAATTTCTTTTATAGTTTACATGCTGTAATCAAAGTAGTTTTAATTCCCAATTTTGGAATAGGTGACGTACTTATTACTGCCCTACTAATTCAATTATGATTTCTTTTACTTAACGTCAGTGTATTCAATTATTAGCTGGAAATGCAACTGCATAGCTTCAATTGTCTTcccattttgatttttttggcTGTTTGATTTCTTGGCACTTTGATGGCAGGCCCGCTCGAGCTTAGACAGGCACTACATAGCTGCGATCTTCGGGCCAGGCAAGCTTGCCCTCGGCCTTGAACTGACGAGGGCCTAAATTAATCTGAAGATGTCTATCAGAAAACAGGATGGCAAATTTGATGAACATTATTTCACATTCATGTTCAGACTTCATTAAATAAGACAAGATTAAGTCCAACAGTGCATTGACATATACAAGATCGAACTGCTCGTCGGACCTCGAGCTCGGGCTTCACAGCATCCGTTAGAAACCCTTTCAGAGCTGAACCATATATAGGCTGAAACTTGTCGAACCTCGAGCTCAGGTTTCACAGCAACCATCAGAAAGCCCTTCAGAGTTTCTCCAGTATCAACTTTTCCTGCTTGGCATCTATGGTTTTTGCCGTCAAGGTGGTGATTTGCAAACTGGAGTTGAGTCAATCAAGGCACAATCAATACAAATCCATCGTTCTGTTCTTATACGAGCAGTGATTCAGAAAGCAAATGGTTAAAGCTTAAGGAAGATTAGCATGATAGAATTAACAATTAGCTCAAGCAAGTGTATCATCTCCAATGGCACAGGGAAAATCTGATGGATCACTGCAAAGCTCAAGCAAGAAATCTCCAAGGATACATTCTTCGTCGGGATTTTCACTGAAGTTGGAGTGAAGGGCATTGCCAGCTGTGTCAACTATGGCGGATGTAGTCATGGAGGACTCGATGCACAAAATGGCCGTAATAGCGTCCAGTCGAGTCACCTCATTCCTGAACATCAATCTCGCATGTGCTACCCAAACAGGTCAAAAGAAGGTGATAGAAATAAGTTTCTCTCATTatggggaaaaagaaaaatagtagCGTCCTAACGGGAAGTAAACAATGGGGTTGAACGAACCTTGAGCGAGGCGAATCAAGCTTTCCAACATGCGCACGGTTGTCCTTGCTGCAGGATTAAGAATTACAAGAAATAAAtgtaatgaaaataaataattttttcggAATCAAGTCAACAGAAGGAGCTTCACTATATTGAACCTGCATTCTGAGAAGCTGATCTTCGTTGAAGTTGATAATAGCTTGATATGACTCGTTCAGCCTCCTTTGTAAGGACAGGTCGGAAATGTCCTTTCACGAAATGAATGTACCTACAACACATAATCAGAGGTTGTAAAAggtcatctctctctctcccccctcccTCACTCAATACTCACTATATAGTTGGACAATGATTTACCTTCGTAGCATATCAAGCGGCCAGACACTAGACAGATCTTCACCACTCCTGCTGTTATCTTGTTCGCCCtataatatatttcttataCAAGGTTTCTTTCGAAAAAAAGTAATCACAATAAGAAACCAACTAGATGATTGAGGAAATACCTCAGCTAGAATGTGAGAAGAAACAACTGCATCCCATTCGGGATTCTTTGTATCAAGAAGTACTAGGACTATATCAAATCTGCTCAATAGGGGACCGGAGAGTGTTGTGTTGACAGACAGTGCTAGCTCAAGTCAAGAAAGATCCAGCATGAAATGCACAATATACTCAATCTGAATCAGTGAATGCCTTCACAATCAACATTTTTGGATCAAGATCTTTTCCTTTTGGCCTCTTGGGTCAAGGTCTAAGATATCTGTCATATGAAATCATGATTTGACAGCTAAATGATTAGTAATCGTACCTAATGAGGAACATTCTGCTTGCAGAAACAATGAATCTAACAGATTTAAGGTTTTAAATAGATAGGATACGTTGCTCAGGATCGTACTGCCCTTTAGGATTTGTTGCACCAAAGACTATTGTTCTTGTGCTGAGAGTTGTCACAAGACCTGCCTGTAAAACAGATACAGATCAAagaaaggattttttttcatgtaaCATCCAATAAGACATAATACTAGCTAACTGATGatggaaattataattttcgaTGATGAAAGTGATATCGGTGCCCGGCacaaggaaataaaaatattttgaaagcTAACTTGACAATGAAGTTGAGTTAGCCAATGATTCAAATAGCTGTCAATTAAGAGGAGTAATCACCTAAATTAACAGCAAACATGGTACTAGATCAACATGATCACCTTTGCAATACTTATGGTCTGTTGCTCCATCGCCTCATGTATTGTGGCCCTGTCGTGCTCCCTCATGCTGCCATTTTGACAGTTGTATTTAGTTCAGTGTCAAATGCCCAAAGGCAGGAGAACAACTTTATAATAGCACAACAGAAAACCTAAGCTTCAAAAATCTGTCAGCTAACTGACACTCGTGACAATCTATTTACCAAAACAATTTCAGTCTAGCAACTGCAGTCTACTATGTTATATTAGTAAGTTTCGGCAAGATCACTAAGGCAGTGATGCAACAGAAAATGAGCATATCACGCAGAACGAGGATGCATTGTGAGCATAAATAGACAGATGCATATAACAATTTGCTAAGCAACTCGTAAAAAGCACCTGTTGTGATTATCTATACGACCTGTCAAACTCGTCAATACAGCAAAGCCCTCCATCAGCCAAAACGAGAGCTCCTGCTTCTAGCATCCATTCACCTGTTACATTCCAGAAGAGGTTGAGTCTGTATCGTCCAGTACTTCCTTCAACAATAGTGTTCGAGATATTTCTCTAAGAACCAAATAATAGATCCCTCGACTAATTATGGAAAAGCCCCAATAGTAAAGTGCCTTAAAGTAAAGGCCATTGTGGATTATTTTTCCACAAGGCCATTGGGCAATTGAGAAGTGCTGATCGTACCTCCATCCTTCACTGCAGTGACAGTTAACCCAGCACTAGTGCTTCCCAGCCCAGTAGTTATAACAGATCTATTGCTCAATTTTGCAGCGAATTTCAAAAACTGTGACTTGCCAGTTCCTGTAATGGGTACAAATGTTGATGAGTTTTCatttggaccaaattatcaatTATTCGCCAACATATCAGAAACAGAGGgatgaaaataaattcatgaaACTCCTAAAATATAGATAATTACCAGGATCACCCACAAGAAGCAAATGAGATTCTCCTCGAACCTTTGTCCCCGTTGCCGCAATATGTTGCACTCCTCCAATAAGAGTTAAAGCAACTGAACGGAAGTAATCAACAGAAAAGGAAGCCGATTTAGAAGCATTAGTTTCATTTAGAAATAATTGAAAAGGATAACTTTTCTTAGGATTGTGTCCGACCCAAATGTGGATACATGACATACTGTCATCAAGAATCAAACTTACCTGAAAGCTTCACAGTGAAGAGTCCAAAAATTTGAGGACATATACCACGAAGAATAGCATTTCTCCCTGCGTTAACATGAGAATTGTTAACATACAAATTATGTGCTAACAATGAGTTCATGACATAATTGAGGTGAAAATGAATGCATACGAATCACCATCTACGGTTACCCTTCAGGGGGGTGTCCTGGAAGCAAGACCAAAATTTCTCgaatttcataattaaatcatCAGGAATGTCGACATCTGACTTCATCCCATTGGTTCTCCTACGGATGAGAGGAAAAGAATTGCATTCAGAATAAACAAAACATAATAGCATCATTTCAATATCTGTTCCAAAGAAATGCACaaataagataaataaattttacaaataataattctaacaaacaaaaatttacaaataagATCTGGAAGCAAATCTTTATACCTTATGTGATTAGCAATTAACATGGGGTCAAGGTCACAGCGTACATCCTTTAAATCAGGAGACCACCGAGACGTTACAATGCCAGTAACAATTACATCATCTGTAGAATAAGTACTCACAGTAAGAACGAACACACTTTTGATAAACCAAATCGAAGCAAGGAATTCCAAGGCAAACAACAACTCTCAACAAAATATAGCATCAAACTCACTAATCAAACAGGTCAATTTTTGGTAAGTACACCTAATGCTCTTTAGACCTAAGCTTATATCAATAAGTTGCATGGATACAACAAATTCAATTGAAGGTGCAGACAGCTTTGCATCCATCCACCAAATGATTTTAGTTTTGCTAACAAAGACTAAGTTTATGATGCTGGAAGAAAAAATTCAGCAAACTTAGCAATGATTTGGATAAATAAGCAAAACAACTAAAGTATGATGTGGTGAAAAGAGTAACCTCCAGCTTTGACAGTGTCAACAAGATCATCCCTCAGAATAACATGAATGGAACGAGGAATTGTCCCAACACCCAATAGCTGAGTACTTTCTTGGATTTTTATCTCTTGATAATCATGGCAAATTATGCTGTTTTCTATAAACTGGAAGTTTGTGCCTTCACAAGAATTTGACCCCTGTTAACGGAAGTTAGTAACAAATTAGCAGCTGCATCCAAGAAGAGAGTTGCATTGCTTCTAAGCAAGATTTGATCCTCCCGACTTTAGCTGTGCTAGAGCTAAGACACAAACGCTTAGTAGACATGAAACCTGCGATGGGCAACTTGACGGCAGAACTATGGAATTTCTCGTTTCCAGCTCAGGATACACCGGGAAGCTATATCAGAAAACAGTCAATTCAATATAAGACAACAAGATACTCCTGACAATATTGTTGGCATTATCACTTGAAACTCTAAAAGAATTAGTATTTGAAGTTCTATATAAAAGGTCTAAGACTTGTGCGTTGAGAAAGCGCACTCATCAAAGTGAAAAGGTGAATAAGACGAGAAACACCATTTGACTCATTACACAGTTCCACATCACAATCAAATGCTTTCCATTTTCACGATGTCAAGATAAGTCTCTCTAAGGTCTGCTCAGGCTAATTAAAGTAAATACTTGACTACTTGCATCTCCCCCAGCAAACTAACAGTCACAGGGCTTTCTGTCCAATTTCATTCTATTaccatattttcttttaccgAAAGAGAGTCCTCAACATGAGTGAGACTTCAAACATATTCTAGTTGTTGTCCCTTGAGGATCATAACTGTCCTGACTGGAAGTTCAAGCAGAGTATGCCAGAATTCAGACTGAATACTATTTTGTATAACCCAGACAAATAATGACCGTCGATTCACTGTTCCTGAACATCAAGTAGATAAAGTCTTGACAATGCACTAATGCAATGGAGAAGATAATTCCATGTATGTCAAGAGAGGAATATTACCTGTAATTACATCTTCGACACCTATACCACCTCTTTCCTTCATACATCTTCACTGCTCCGGACCTAATTACAGTTCCCTTCAGGGTCAGAAGAATCCCGCGGTGCTTCACTCTTAACTGACCAATGCTGGGAAAAGTCTCTATCCACACCCGAAATATATAACTTTGATTAGTGACCccgagaaaagaaataaaagggtGCCCACTTGCATATTCGTTATCACACAATAAAGCAGGAGAAGAAGCAAACCGGGACATTCCAGCGGTGAGCCGCAGATATTAATGCGGACATGAATGCAATCCTTCTTAACCCCACAGCCTTTTCCTTTCATATCCCCGAGTACAACTTTCTGCACATACTAACAAGCCAGTCAGCAGAGACTCGAAGCAGTAACCACGACTCGTCCTTCGAACATTTTTCTATCGACGCAGGTAAAGGCAAACAAAGAAAGGAGCTATAGAACGAAGCCATACATGAGCCCAAACAGCAGCATCATCGAAGAGGGGCAAATGCTGAGCTGGTTCAGAGAAGACGAGGTGGGCAAGAGGAGGATCGTAGTCCACAAGCTCCGCAAAGCTGACAGACAACAGAAACGGAGTAAGCCTCCGAAATAGCTACTGGTGAAGGAGCATTCACCCACTTACTCGATGCAGAGAGGGTAATGGAGATTGGGGTCGGAGGCGAGGCAGATGGACTGGAGCTCCTCCGCGTAACGGCGGAGAAGAAACGCCGCCAGTGCCTCCACTTGACGACCGGAGCTCGCGCCGGTGTCCGTCTCATTGAAACCCATCGCCGGAAGCCACAACGgcccagagagagagagagagagagtcacAAGTGCACAAAATGGCGCCTTTTCCCTATACCTTTTTCGCGGGCAACAGATGGGCTCGGTCAGCCCATCCAGCCCGGCCCGAAGCCCAACTCTAcctgggccgaagcccaaaatcCGTTAAAAGGCCCAACTTTTAGTCGGTTCGGAGAGCTTAAGGACCCGCAGTATATAAGAGGGTCGGCTCGCTGTTTTCTCGCACTTCATCATACCGAaacccccctctctctctctctctctctctctctctctctctctctatctttcCATTTCTCGTCGGTCGCAGCTACTGAAGTCTGAGGCGGTCTCGCATCTTCGGCTCTATCTGGGTTGCAGGTCAGTTCCTCGTCTAGGGTTTCTTCTGCTTCGATTTCAGCCGCACGGTGTATCAATCATCGCGGGAGTATTATCGGGAGGAGCTAATTCTGCGTTTTCTGGCGATTTCTAGGGTTTTCTGCGCCATAAATTGAGTCGAGCATGGCGTCGCTGGACCAGGAGATAGCTAGGGTtcaggaggagaagaagaagatggagcAGCAGCTTGCATCCCTCAACTCCGTCGTGTACGACACCGACCTCTACGGTGGCACTGATCGGGATGCTTATGTGAGCTCGATCCCCGTCAACGAGGACGAAGATGCCATGGACGCGATGGACTCGGAGGTGGCGAGGAAGCTTGCGTCATATACCGCCCCGAAGTCGCTCCTCAAGGAGATGCCTCGTTCTGGCGAGGAGGATGACGATATGGGGTTTAAGAAGCCGCAGAGGATTATTGATCGGGAAGATGATTACAGGAGGAGGAGGTTGAACCGGGTCATTTCGCCTGATAGGCATGATGCGTTTGCTGCCGGGGATAAGACTCCGGATGTTTCGGTGAGGACATATGCTGATGTTATGAGGGAGGAGGCCCTGAAGAGGGAGAAGGAGGAGACTTTGAGGGCGAttgcaaagaagaagaaggaggaggaagaggctGCCAAGGGGCAAGAAAAGGATAAGGAGGTGGCAGCTGCGGCAGCTCCAAAGAGGAGGAATAGGTGGGACCAGGCACAGGATGATGGAGGAGCTGCTGCTAAGAAGGCGAAAACGGACTCAGACTGGGACCTGCCTGACTCAACTCCTGGTATTGGTCGATGGGATGCGAGCCCGACCCCAGGGAGGGTAAGTGATGCGACCCCTTCCATGGGTCGGAGAAACCGCTGGGATGAGACTCCCACTCCTGGTCGGGTTGCTGATTCTGATGCCACACCAGGTGCAGCCACTCCTGGGGCCACCCCTGCGGGAATGAGTTGGGATGCCACCCCAAAGCTAGCAGGTATGGCAACGCCAACCCCTAAAAGGCAGCGTTCGAGGTGGGACGAGACCCCTGCAAGCATGGTCAGTGCAACTCCTTTACCAGGGGCCACACCTGCAGCGG from Punica granatum isolate Tunisia-2019 chromosome 2, ASM765513v2, whole genome shotgun sequence includes the following:
- the LOC116195818 gene encoding probable DNA helicase MCM9 isoform X1; translation: MGFNETDTGASSGRQVEALAAFLLRRYAEELQSICLASDPNLHYPLCIDFAELVDYDPPLAHLVFSEPAQHLPLFDDAAVWAHKVVLGDMKGKGCGVKKDCIHVRINICGSPLECPETFPSIGQLRVKHRGILLTLKGTVIRSGAVKMYEGKRWYRCRRCNYSFPVYPELETRNSIVLPSSCPSQGSNSCEGTNFQFIENSIICHDYQEIKIQESTQLLGVGTIPRSIHVILRDDLVDTVKAGDDVIVTGIVTSRWSPDLKDVRCDLDPMLIANHIRRTNGMKSDVDIPDDLIMKFEKFWSCFQDTPLKGRNAILRGICPQIFGLFTVKLSVALTLIGGVQHIAATGTKVRGESHLLLVGDPGTGKSQFLKFAAKLSNRSVITTGLGSTSAGLTVTAVKDGGEWMLEAGALVLADGGLCCIDEFDSMREHDRATIHEAMEQQTISIAKAGLVTTLSTRTIVFGATNPKGQYDPEQPLSVNTTLSGPLLSRFDIVLVLLDTKNPEWDAVVSSHILAEGEQDNSRSGEDLSSVWPLDMLRRYIHFVKGHFRPVLTKEAERVISSYYQLQRRSASQNAARTTVRMLESLIRLAQAHARLMFRNEVTRLDAITAILCIESSMTTSAIVDTAGNALHSNFSENPDEEYAKQEKLILEKL
- the LOC116195818 gene encoding probable DNA helicase MCM9 isoform X2, producing MGFNETDTGASSGRQVEALAAFLLRRYAEELQSICLASDPNLHYPLCIDFAELVDYDPPLAHLVFSEPAQHLPLFDDAAVWAHKVVLGDMKGKGCGVKKDCIHVRINICGSPLECPETFPSIGQLRVKHRGILLTLKGTVIRSGAVKMYEGKRWYRCRRCNYSFPVYPELETRNSIVLPSSCPSQGSNSCEGTNFQFIENSIICHDYQEIKIQESTQLLGVGTIPRSIHVILRDDLVDTVKAGDDVIVTGIVTSRWSPDLKDVRCDLDPMLIANHIRRTNGMKSDVDIPDDLIMKFEKFWSCFQDTPLKGRNAILRGICPQIFGLFTVKLSVALTLIGGVQHIAATGTKVRGESHLLLVGDPGTGKSQFLKFAAKLSNRSVITTGLGSTSAGLTVTAVKDGGEWMLEAGALVLADGGLCCIDEFDSMREHDRATIHEAMEQQTISIAKAGLVTTLSTRTIVFGATNPKGQYDPEQPLSVNTTLSGPLLSRFDIVLVLLDTKNPEWDAVVSSHILAEGEQDNSRSGEDLSSVWPLDMLRRYIHFVKGHFRPVLTKEAERVISSYYQLQRRSASQNAARTTVRMLESLIRLAQAHARLMFRNEVTRLDAITAILCIESSMTTSAIVDTAGNALHSNFSENPDEEFCKSPP
- the LOC116195818 gene encoding probable DNA helicase MCM9 isoform X3, giving the protein MGFNETDTGASSGRQVEALAAFLLRRYAEELQSICLASDPNLHYPLCIDFAELVDYDPPLAHLVFSEPAQHLPLFDDAAVWAHKVVLGDMKGKGCGVKKDCIHVRINICGSPLECPETFPSIGQLRVKHRGILLTLKGTVIRSGAVKMYEGKRWYRCRRCNYSFPVYPELETRNSIVLPSSCPSQGSNSCEGTNFQFIENSIICHDYQEIKIQESTQLLGVGTIPRSIHVILRDDLVDTVKAGDDVIVTGIVTSRWSPDLKDVRCDLDPMLIANHIRRTNGMKSDVDIPDDLIMKFEKFWSCFQDTPLKGRNAILRGICPQIFGLFTVKLSVALTLIGGVQHIAATGTKVRGESHLLLVGDPGTGKSQFLKFAAKLSNRSVITTGLGSTSAGLTVTAVKDGGEWMLEAGALVLADGGLCCIDEFDSMREHDRATIHEAMEQQTISIAKAGLVTTLSTRTIVFGATNPKGQYDPEQPLSVNTTLSGPLLSRFDIVLVLLDTKNPEWDAVVSSHILAEGEQDNSRSGEDLSSVWPLDMLRRYIHFVKGHFRPVLTKEAERVISSYYQLQRRSASQNAARTTVRMLESLIRLAQAHARLMFRNEVTRLDAITAILCIESSMTTSAIVDTAGNALHSNFSENPDEE